The following are from one region of the Bacillus methanolicus MGA3 genome:
- a CDS encoding amino acid ABC transporter ATP-binding protein, producing MIVFDNVNKYYGDFHVLKNINLKISKGEVVVVIGPSGSGKSTMLRCINGLETISSGTLTVNGISVNDKKTDINKLRRNIGMVFQHFHLYPHKKVIENITLAPIKVLGKSEKEAIETAEFYLKKVGIPDKANSYPSQLSGGQQQRVAIARGLAMKPEIMLFDEPTSALDPEMIGEVLDVMKTLAKEGMTMVVVTHEMGFAKEVADRIVFMDHGQILEEATPAEFFSNPKEERAKIFLSRILYH from the coding sequence ATGATAGTCTTTGATAATGTAAACAAATATTACGGAGATTTTCATGTTTTAAAAAATATTAATCTAAAAATCAGCAAAGGAGAAGTTGTTGTCGTAATCGGACCTTCCGGATCGGGAAAGAGTACGATGCTTCGCTGCATTAACGGGCTTGAAACGATCTCAAGCGGAACTTTAACGGTTAATGGTATTTCCGTTAATGATAAGAAAACTGACATTAATAAATTAAGGCGCAATATTGGAATGGTTTTTCAACATTTTCATTTATACCCTCATAAAAAGGTGATTGAAAACATCACTCTTGCGCCAATAAAGGTGCTGGGAAAATCTGAAAAAGAGGCAATAGAAACAGCAGAATTTTATTTAAAGAAGGTTGGAATACCTGATAAAGCAAATTCCTATCCCTCCCAACTTTCCGGAGGGCAGCAGCAAAGGGTTGCGATTGCAAGAGGTCTTGCGATGAAGCCAGAGATCATGCTTTTTGATGAACCAACCTCTGCTCTCGATCCTGAAATGATTGGAGAAGTGCTCGATGTGATGAAAACACTCGCAAAAGAAGGCATGACAATGGTAGTTGTCACTCACGAGATGGGATTTGCAAAAGAAGTAGCTGACAGAATTGTTTTTATGGACCATGGACAGATTCTTGAAGAAGCAACACCGGCTGAGTTTTTTTCCAACCCGAAAGAAGAAAGGGCGAAAATTTTTCTCAGCCGTATATTATATCATTAA
- a CDS encoding recombinase family protein — MKRVWAFYRVSTRTQAFHHDIKLQRMACLSFIEHNPEWMLCREFKELAVSGYKRDIYSREYLKRIVRGAKSKEFDVLVVFMLDRLGRKVEDMKKFYNILREHGIEIWSVVEGEIKNFHLNEFFYFQQSFKEVEKISTRVKIRTEQLNKEGSFTGGTPPFGYRLEKKNGKTVLAINPEESQIVKEIFNLAYENRYGCSKIAQILNQKEIKTRSKKMWIYSTISRLLRNPIYIGQQAYNKTDDRGRKIERDQWKLKPKKLELVIIPDNVFYGVQQLLDKRKALLKTSNNSVKEEFLLNGIATCGYCGRKLKAENNYNSYYCPITGEKFKRIYRRYVCEHAKNKLEFHGQRDFGADKYERLVISQIIQLINNKEIKIKNENSLISQRKECLAQINFLKQKLQEKYLLLFAARKNNCNLSEIEKDIENLNNDLEKREKHYKDCTLKLKELTVLKEELPIWEENFRKGNFAMKREMLNRIIENLLLRKDTCELKLNVSMSFN; from the coding sequence GTGAAAAGAGTCTGGGCTTTTTATCGTGTTTCTACCAGAACTCAGGCATTTCACCATGATATTAAACTTCAAAGAATGGCCTGTTTGTCGTTTATTGAACATAATCCTGAATGGATGCTTTGTAGGGAATTTAAAGAACTTGCCGTCTCCGGGTATAAAAGGGATATTTATTCTCGTGAATATTTGAAAAGGATCGTAAGAGGAGCTAAAAGTAAAGAGTTTGATGTATTAGTTGTTTTTATGCTTGACCGGTTAGGAAGAAAAGTAGAAGATATGAAGAAATTCTATAATATTCTACGTGAACATGGCATAGAGATTTGGTCCGTAGTTGAGGGTGAAATAAAAAATTTTCATTTGAATGAATTCTTTTATTTCCAACAAAGTTTTAAAGAAGTCGAGAAAATTTCAACAAGAGTGAAAATTAGAACTGAGCAATTAAATAAAGAAGGAAGTTTTACAGGAGGAACTCCTCCATTTGGATACCGACTAGAAAAGAAAAATGGCAAAACTGTTTTGGCAATTAATCCTGAAGAGTCACAAATAGTAAAGGAAATTTTTAATTTAGCTTACGAAAATCGTTATGGCTGTAGTAAAATTGCTCAAATCCTCAATCAAAAAGAAATTAAAACAAGATCTAAGAAAATGTGGATTTATAGTACTATATCCAGGTTACTCCGAAATCCTATTTACATCGGGCAACAAGCATATAACAAAACCGATGATAGAGGACGAAAAATTGAGAGGGACCAGTGGAAGCTAAAACCTAAGAAATTGGAATTAGTCATTATTCCAGATAATGTTTTTTATGGTGTGCAACAATTATTGGATAAAAGAAAAGCCTTATTAAAGACAAGTAATAATTCGGTCAAGGAAGAGTTTTTGCTAAACGGAATAGCAACCTGCGGATATTGCGGACGAAAATTAAAAGCTGAAAATAACTATAACTCTTATTATTGTCCAATAACTGGGGAGAAATTTAAAAGAATTTACAGGCGATATGTATGTGAACATGCAAAAAACAAATTAGAATTTCACGGACAAAGGGATTTTGGTGCTGATAAATATGAAAGATTGGTGATATCCCAAATTATACAATTAATTAATAACAAAGAAATAAAAATCAAGAATGAAAATAGCTTAATAAGTCAAAGAAAGGAATGCTTAGCACAAATTAATTTTCTAAAACAAAAACTTCAAGAAAAATATTTATTACTTTTTGCAGCAAGAAAAAATAATTGTAACCTATCCGAAATTGAAAAGGACATAGAAAATCTTAATAATGATTTAGAAAAACGTGAGAAACACTATAAAGACTGCACATTAAAGTTGAAAGAATTAACGGTGCTTAAAGAAGAATTGCCGATATGGGAAGAGAATTTTCGTAAGGGTAATTTTGCTATGAAAAGAGAGATGCTCAATCGGATAATTGAAAATCTTCTGTTAAGAAAGGATACTTGTGAACTTAAATTAAACGTTTCTATGTCATTTAATTAA
- a CDS encoding tyrosine-type recombinase/integrase — MLKKHKQKQDFQKEKLWMQYEDNNLVVCTDDGKPLDPSNLLRQFYRLIEEANVPRISFHDLRHTHATILMQQGENPKVVSERLGHSRVDITLDLYSHVSDDLQEQAAEKFENALLKQSQNPLVN; from the coding sequence GTGTTAAAGAAACATAAGCAAAAACAAGATTTTCAGAAAGAGAAATTGTGGATGCAATACGAAGACAATAATTTAGTTGTCTGCACTGATGATGGAAAACCTCTTGATCCGAGCAACTTATTACGACAATTTTATCGTTTGATCGAAGAAGCAAATGTACCACGCATTAGCTTTCACGATTTACGGCACACACATGCAACAATCCTAATGCAACAAGGCGAAAATCCGAAAGTGGTTAGCGAGCGGTTGGGGCATTCCCGGGTCGATATAACTTTAGATTTATACTCACATGTCAGTGATGATTTACAAGAGCAAGCGGCAGAGAAATTTGAAAATGCCCTTTTAAAACAGAGTCAAAATCCTTTAGTTAACTAA
- a CDS encoding Arm DNA-binding domain-containing protein, which translates to MNFDKLIKEKKKGFYFRIDVGKDSATGKRKQASFGPFRTKTEAKKELLKIKRQVDEGSYFKESTEDFPVFMERWFNTSYKKTVEITTAKSREYIIKNHIIKHFQHSKVNEITTFDIDCFYVDKLDAGYSGAYIRHMHNLLNQAFDQAVRWSMVKVNPVKNAKPPKVKSAEKTAWTVDEVNRFLNLIKNRSIEIPYFLAIFTGMRRGEVLGLKGMT; encoded by the coding sequence ATGAACTTTGACAAGTTAATTAAAGAAAAGAAAAAAGGATTTTATTTTCGAATCGATGTTGGAAAAGACTCGGCCACCGGTAAGAGAAAGCAAGCAAGTTTCGGACCGTTCCGAACAAAGACTGAAGCAAAGAAAGAACTTCTAAAAATCAAAAGACAAGTCGATGAGGGAAGTTATTTTAAAGAAAGTACAGAAGATTTTCCTGTATTCATGGAAAGGTGGTTTAATACCTCTTACAAAAAAACCGTAGAAATAACGACTGCAAAAAGTAGGGAATATATCATCAAGAACCATATTATAAAGCATTTTCAACATAGTAAGGTTAATGAAATTACAACATTTGATATTGATTGTTTTTATGTGGACAAATTAGACGCTGGGTATTCAGGTGCATATATACGACATATGCATAATTTGCTCAATCAAGCATTTGATCAGGCTGTAAGATGGTCAATGGTTAAAGTGAATCCTGTAAAGAATGCTAAACCACCCAAAGTGAAAAGTGCAGAAAAAACGGCATGGACAGTAGATGAGGTAAATCGATTTCTAAATTTGATTAAAAATCGTTCTATTGAGATACCTTACTTTCTTGCAATTTTTACAGGGATGCGACGCGGAGAAGTTTTAGGACTAAAAGGAATGACGTAG
- a CDS encoding methyl-accepting chemotaxis protein, whose translation MLKNMNFFTKNMLFSIVSVVIVGVSLVGMGYIIQGNLLENQLKQQSEEITKSWMKKIDADKVEKASKTDDIKSKEHQELTTLLDQLSEYNPNIAQGYIFGTELAGKNGNETSIVANPTKIWEMLRESGLKVGDMYTQPDVVVEAIKKLKKEKKVQFTKIYKDDLGTWMTILHPIINSKGEVFAYFGVDIDASNIAEGQKDLLFKSGISLIVILMLLIVGQYLLLKVSLKPLTNLMQGIEEASKGNLNISVKEGKDELGQVNQKFNGMINVIKGTVSRILHTSKEIAENSERLYTSFETSYKAANNITNSVEMVQELLEQQAQSINESSVSVEQISKEIISIANYTNEVYELSEEVTKLSENGKKSTDKVVEQMEKINHNVENSDKTISELVTVSDEIQEILQVITSISNDTNLLALNASIEAARAGEHGKGFAVVANEVKKLSEQSANSVESIQKLIDKVKEQVNKVVDSMEIIKNDVSEGIEIAESTNEVFGKIYESILEVANKLQVVSSSSEQISAGVEESSATIVELSSNAENITKKYDDIVENIQEQEASFENIKETVSYLTETSKELKTLSDQFNI comes from the coding sequence GTGTTAAAAAACATGAATTTTTTCACCAAGAATATGCTGTTTTCGATAGTGAGTGTTGTAATTGTAGGAGTATCACTTGTTGGGATGGGTTATATTATCCAAGGTAATTTGTTAGAAAATCAGTTAAAACAGCAATCGGAAGAAATTACAAAATCTTGGATGAAGAAGATAGATGCTGATAAAGTAGAAAAAGCTTCTAAAACGGATGATATAAAAAGTAAAGAACATCAAGAGTTAACGACTTTATTAGATCAGTTAAGTGAATATAACCCAAATATTGCTCAAGGATACATATTTGGTACTGAATTGGCGGGGAAGAATGGAAATGAAACATCTATAGTGGCGAACCCCACCAAAATATGGGAGATGTTGCGAGAATCAGGATTAAAAGTAGGGGATATGTATACTCAGCCTGATGTAGTAGTGGAAGCAATTAAGAAATTAAAGAAAGAAAAGAAAGTTCAATTTACTAAAATTTATAAAGATGATTTGGGTACTTGGATGACAATTTTACATCCGATTATAAATAGTAAAGGTGAGGTATTTGCTTATTTTGGAGTTGACATAGATGCTTCAAACATAGCGGAAGGTCAAAAAGATTTATTGTTCAAATCAGGAATCTCGTTAATTGTTATTTTAATGTTACTAATTGTAGGGCAATACTTATTATTAAAAGTTTCATTAAAGCCGTTAACCAATTTAATGCAAGGTATTGAAGAAGCAAGTAAAGGAAATTTGAATATTTCAGTGAAAGAAGGGAAAGATGAATTAGGCCAAGTTAATCAAAAGTTTAATGGAATGATCAATGTAATAAAAGGTACGGTAAGTAGAATACTACATACTTCGAAAGAGATTGCCGAGAATTCGGAAAGACTTTATACATCGTTTGAAACAAGTTATAAAGCAGCTAACAATATTACAAACTCGGTAGAAATGGTACAAGAATTATTAGAACAACAAGCTCAATCTATTAATGAGTCTTCAGTTTCGGTGGAGCAGATTTCTAAAGAAATAATTAGCATTGCCAATTATACGAATGAAGTTTATGAGCTTTCTGAAGAGGTAACAAAGCTTTCTGAAAATGGGAAAAAGTCTACTGATAAAGTTGTAGAGCAGATGGAGAAGATTAATCATAATGTAGAAAATTCCGATAAAACAATAAGCGAGCTTGTTACTGTGTCGGATGAAATTCAAGAAATATTACAAGTAATAACCAGTATTTCAAATGATACAAATTTATTGGCATTAAATGCTTCGATTGAGGCTGCAAGAGCAGGTGAGCATGGGAAAGGATTTGCTGTAGTAGCAAATGAAGTGAAAAAATTATCGGAGCAATCTGCAAACTCGGTAGAGAGCATACAAAAATTGATTGATAAAGTAAAAGAACAAGTAAATAAAGTAGTAGATTCTATGGAAATCATAAAAAATGATGTGAGTGAAGGTATTGAAATTGCAGAAAGTACAAATGAAGTATTTGGGAAGATTTATGAATCTATATTGGAAGTAGCTAATAAATTGCAAGTAGTCTCTTCTTCCTCTGAACAAATTTCTGCAGGAGTTGAAGAATCGTCTGCTACGATTGTTGAATTGTCAAGTAACGCTGAAAATATTACTAAAAAATATGATGATATTGTAGAAAATATCCAAGAACAAGAAGCTTCGTTTGAAAATATAAAAGAGACAGTGAGTTACTTAACAGAAACATCAAAAGAATTAAAAACGCTTAGTGATCAATTTAACATATAA
- a CDS encoding non-ribosomal peptide synthetase, producing the protein MKNIVEGFELSVKKFPDHIAIKDKNRYLTYKELDKESSRVAVELVKNGLKKGQFVSIFLKRSVDTVVSILGILKAGGVYVPLDPAHPEERNRYIIEDTQSPFLITKSDWLEKIKKLNVSSKNILLDRLDDNDEDVSVDIQENDLAYVIYTSGTTGNPKGTLLRHVGVLNLVSWKQRVFNIRSEDRVLQFATFSFDASVPETFVSLFNGSILYLIDDEERMSAEHFLKTIDREGITVIPAIPTVFCNQLSKYAKTHGKRKFGKVRAVGVAGELLTGEVARNFKRQFGNETTLFNLYGPTETTVAASYYEVPDEIDENMYSVPIGKAIDGTKLYVVNEKGERCKVGEIGELWIASVGISLGYLNQPEKTAEVFIKNPFEDIFEGMVYKSGDLVKELEDGNLVFIDRKDTQVKIRGHRIEIAEIENRMCQIEGILDAVVVVEEDNAEKILKAFYISTDELSHAFIINELKKNLPSYMIPSKMKRIEELPFAPTGKVDRKKLKMIEADRVILVTDEIVNPRNQVEEDILNAWKRVLNIEGIGVKEDFFEVGGHSLKIIEVLAEIKKKYRGLFIKDFFELRTVEKLAAKAIKEYKKEVQVKETTFVQLKEYPVLKVDKILPKVKSVVLTGATGFLGSHLLKRLADMKIHTYAIVRGNQPEERLKKKLNKYFHMEMNEYIHVVNGNLTQRFFGLSVDEFKELAFKVDAVIHSAADVRHFGEREHFEKVNVEGTKHVLELLDVNPDLVFHHISTVGTVEDLLLEGKWMEFQGKNKIPEDLQLNNVYTDTKLKAERLVLDKVKEGYQTFIYRMGNLTGRASDGVFQENIDSNAFYRMMKLMILVGKAPDVNWMVDFTPIDFASAVVTTSVLKTQHARRVYHVNHPEPIHYRKFIDLLNEVGYKVELMDKIEYEEFVLNLTSEEARNLLVAQLDGDGAKDSEAVFDSRDTMTSLGIKNIPEINKEYMKKLLEHAFEVGFIKANKIVEEVLV; encoded by the coding sequence ATGAAAAATATTGTAGAAGGATTTGAATTATCTGTAAAAAAATTTCCGGATCATATAGCGATTAAAGATAAGAATCGATATTTAACATATAAAGAACTAGATAAAGAATCGTCACGTGTAGCTGTGGAATTAGTAAAAAACGGACTAAAAAAAGGACAGTTTGTAAGCATTTTTCTTAAAAGAAGCGTTGATACCGTAGTGTCCATTTTAGGCATCTTAAAAGCTGGTGGAGTATATGTACCATTAGATCCAGCACATCCTGAAGAAAGAAATCGATATATTATCGAAGATACTCAATCACCATTTTTGATAACGAAATCAGATTGGCTAGAAAAAATTAAAAAACTAAATGTAAGTTCTAAAAATATATTGTTGGATCGTTTAGATGACAATGATGAAGATGTATCGGTAGACATTCAAGAAAATGACTTAGCTTATGTGATTTATACATCAGGTACTACCGGCAATCCTAAAGGTACTTTATTGAGACATGTCGGGGTATTAAATTTAGTTTCTTGGAAACAGAGAGTGTTCAATATTAGATCGGAAGATCGAGTTTTACAGTTTGCTACGTTTAGTTTTGATGCTTCTGTACCAGAAACATTTGTTTCCTTATTCAATGGTTCAATTTTGTATTTAATTGATGATGAGGAAAGAATGTCTGCTGAACATTTTCTTAAGACAATCGATAGAGAAGGAATTACTGTCATTCCTGCTATACCGACTGTATTTTGTAACCAGTTATCGAAATATGCTAAAACACATGGTAAACGGAAATTTGGAAAGGTAAGGGCTGTAGGAGTAGCAGGAGAATTGCTAACTGGTGAGGTTGCAAGAAACTTTAAAAGGCAGTTTGGAAATGAAACGACATTATTTAATTTATATGGCCCAACGGAAACGACGGTAGCGGCTTCGTATTATGAGGTACCTGATGAAATCGATGAAAATATGTATAGTGTTCCAATTGGAAAAGCAATTGATGGTACTAAGTTATATGTAGTTAATGAAAAAGGAGAGAGATGTAAAGTAGGCGAGATTGGTGAATTATGGATTGCATCTGTAGGTATATCTTTGGGTTATTTGAATCAACCAGAGAAAACAGCAGAAGTGTTTATTAAGAATCCTTTTGAGGATATTTTTGAAGGAATGGTATACAAATCTGGAGATCTAGTAAAAGAATTAGAAGATGGGAACTTGGTGTTTATTGATAGAAAAGATACTCAAGTAAAAATTCGAGGACATCGTATTGAGATTGCTGAAATTGAGAATCGGATGTGTCAGATTGAAGGAATTCTTGACGCAGTAGTAGTCGTAGAGGAAGACAACGCCGAGAAAATATTAAAAGCTTTTTACATTTCTACGGATGAGTTGAGTCATGCTTTTATTATCAACGAGTTAAAAAAGAATTTGCCGAGTTACATGATTCCTTCTAAAATGAAAAGAATTGAAGAGTTGCCTTTTGCTCCTACAGGAAAAGTAGATAGAAAGAAATTAAAGATGATTGAAGCTGATCGAGTAATATTAGTAACCGATGAAATTGTAAATCCTAGAAATCAGGTAGAGGAAGACATTTTAAATGCGTGGAAAAGGGTATTAAACATTGAAGGAATTGGAGTAAAAGAAGATTTCTTTGAAGTTGGTGGACATTCTTTAAAAATTATTGAAGTATTAGCGGAGATAAAGAAAAAGTATAGAGGACTATTCATCAAGGATTTCTTTGAATTGCGCACAGTAGAAAAATTAGCCGCAAAAGCAATAAAAGAGTACAAAAAAGAGGTTCAAGTGAAAGAAACAACATTTGTACAATTAAAAGAATATCCTGTTTTGAAAGTAGATAAGATCTTACCAAAAGTAAAGAGTGTGGTATTAACAGGGGCAACCGGATTCCTCGGTAGTCATTTATTGAAAAGATTGGCCGATATGAAAATCCATACGTATGCGATTGTGCGAGGAAACCAACCTGAAGAGCGATTGAAAAAAAAGTTGAATAAATATTTTCACATGGAGATGAATGAGTATATTCACGTGGTGAATGGAAATTTAACACAGAGATTTTTTGGGTTGTCTGTAGATGAGTTTAAGGAGCTAGCTTTCAAAGTTGATGCTGTTATACATAGTGCTGCGGATGTTCGACATTTTGGTGAGCGGGAGCATTTTGAGAAAGTCAATGTAGAAGGTACGAAACATGTGTTAGAATTATTGGATGTGAATCCTGATCTGGTATTCCATCATATTTCAACGGTAGGAACTGTGGAAGATTTACTATTAGAAGGAAAGTGGATGGAGTTTCAAGGAAAAAACAAAATTCCGGAGGATTTGCAATTAAATAATGTGTATACAGACACGAAATTAAAAGCTGAGAGATTGGTTTTAGATAAAGTCAAAGAAGGCTATCAAACATTTATTTATAGAATGGGAAATTTAACGGGAAGAGCATCTGATGGAGTATTTCAGGAGAACATTGATAGTAATGCATTTTATCGGATGATGAAATTGATGATATTAGTTGGAAAAGCTCCTGATGTAAATTGGATGGTTGATTTTACACCTATTGATTTTGCTAGTGCAGTTGTAACGACTTCTGTACTGAAAACTCAACATGCTAGACGGGTCTATCATGTTAATCATCCAGAACCTATTCATTATCGTAAATTTATAGATTTATTGAATGAAGTGGGTTATAAGGTAGAATTGATGGATAAGATAGAATATGAAGAATTTGTATTAAATCTAACTTCTGAGGAAGCTAGAAATTTATTGGTTGCCCAATTAGACGGTGATGGTGCGAAAGATTCTGAAGCGGTCTTTGATAGCAGGGATACGATGACTTCTTTGGGAATAAAAAATATTCCTGAAATCAATAAAGAATATATGAAAAAGTTATTAGAACATGCTTTCGAAGTTGGATTTATTAAGGCTAATAAAATAGTAGAAGAAGTATTAGTGTAA
- a CDS encoding 4'-phosphopantetheinyl transferase family protein, producing the protein MVDVYIFQDWKFCKNEINESIITDKEKMYIKKYGNGRESILSLLLVKSVLGEVEIWRDERGKPLLVNDERFVNWSHNEEYWVLAVSREGPVGVDIESLGIGYQEEAYGWILHDEEKERMKQGVKFSEIWTRKEAYVKYLGVGIDEDMNKWNSFDKDFIKSFKFKNVVISICAENIGKINVYVNG; encoded by the coding sequence ATGGTGGATGTATATATATTTCAAGACTGGAAGTTTTGCAAAAATGAAATAAATGAGAGCATCATCACCGATAAAGAAAAGATGTATATAAAGAAGTATGGAAATGGTAGAGAATCCATACTTTCTTTACTTTTAGTAAAGTCTGTCTTAGGAGAAGTGGAAATTTGGAGAGATGAAAGGGGAAAACCTTTATTAGTTAATGATGAACGATTTGTAAATTGGTCTCATAATGAAGAGTATTGGGTATTAGCAGTTAGTAGAGAAGGACCTGTTGGTGTGGATATTGAGTCGTTAGGTATAGGCTATCAAGAAGAGGCGTATGGTTGGATTTTACATGATGAGGAAAAAGAACGGATGAAACAGGGGGTGAAATTTTCTGAAATATGGACAAGGAAAGAGGCATATGTAAAGTATCTAGGGGTAGGAATTGATGAAGATATGAATAAGTGGAATTCATTTGATAAGGATTTTATAAAGTCTTTTAAATTTAAGAATGTTGTTATTAGTATATGCGCTGAAAACATTGGTAAGATCAATGTATATGTAAACGGGTAA
- a CDS encoding EAL domain-containing protein, which translates to MPINSIIRNDEFFHHYQPIYDIQNWKVVGYEGLFRTEGLSTPEITFDIAKRKKKLYELDSRSIHKASLTYLKAGYSDRYRNLFLNVFPSTITNPKFHTFIDQIINDNEFKSQQLIFEINENEDVKFDILKKSISHLKNLGFLIAIDDFGKGYSSIKSIVELQPDFIKLDRFFIEDLRNSEQKKDLIRYLLHFCHKFNSKLIAEGVEDNESLAILKSLGVQYAQGFLLGRPALLS; encoded by the coding sequence TTGCCTATTAACAGTATAATTAGGAATGATGAATTTTTTCATCATTATCAGCCAATTTATGATATTCAGAATTGGAAAGTAGTAGGGTATGAAGGTCTTTTTCGCACAGAGGGACTCTCTACGCCTGAAATAACTTTCGATATTGCTAAAAGAAAAAAGAAGCTTTATGAATTAGATTCGCGGTCTATCCATAAAGCTTCCTTAACCTACTTGAAAGCAGGTTATTCAGATAGGTATCGGAATTTGTTTTTAAATGTCTTCCCATCGACAATTACAAATCCAAAATTCCATACCTTTATAGATCAAATTATTAATGATAACGAATTCAAAAGTCAACAACTAATTTTTGAAATTAATGAAAATGAAGACGTTAAATTTGACATTTTAAAAAAATCAATTTCTCATCTTAAGAATCTTGGCTTCCTTATTGCCATCGATGATTTTGGAAAAGGATATTCTTCCATAAAATCAATTGTTGAATTACAACCTGATTTCATAAAGTTAGATAGATTTTTTATAGAAGATTTGAGAAACTCTGAGCAAAAAAAAGATCTTATACGCTACCTACTCCACTTTTGTCACAAATTCAACTCCAAATTAATTGCTGAAGGGGTTGAAGACAACGAAAGTTTAGCCATCTTAAAAAGTCTTGGCGTTCAGTATGCACAAGGTTTTCTACTTGGAAGACCTGCATTGCTTTCTTAA
- a CDS encoding PilZ domain-containing protein — translation MDNLLSILVISFITMVMSLVSLGFTFLSKEKRKKAGSVSSEIIQAEDKFVNKTQIYTGKNRRKCFRVEVDNIYCIIKFIDFANSKLNKLKNRTINGYIENISLSGLKIVSDYELPVRSDIRITISFKLEDYVFTMKGKIVRREDHIENKYVGYGVEFLELLPNQRKQLNMLLNKIYNLKHAHAL, via the coding sequence TTGGATAATTTACTTAGTATCTTAGTTATATCATTCATAACAATGGTAATGAGCCTTGTTTCTCTTGGATTTACCTTCCTTAGCAAGGAAAAAAGAAAAAAAGCAGGAAGTGTTTCAAGTGAAATTATTCAGGCTGAAGACAAGTTTGTTAATAAAACACAGATTTATACGGGAAAAAATAGGCGTAAATGTTTCCGTGTTGAAGTTGATAATATTTACTGTATCATCAAATTCATTGATTTTGCGAATTCTAAACTTAATAAACTTAAGAATAGAACAATAAATGGCTATATTGAAAATATCAGTTTATCTGGATTAAAGATAGTTAGCGATTATGAACTCCCAGTAAGGTCCGATATTAGAATTACCATCTCATTTAAGCTTGAAGATTATGTATTTACAATGAAAGGAAAAATCGTACGAAGGGAAGATCATATAGAGAATAAATATGTAGGTTATGGAGTGGAATTTTTAGAATTATTACCAAACCAACGTAAACAATTAAATATGCTCTTAAATAAAATATACAATTTGAAACACGCTCACGCATTATAA